The DNA region AACCCCCTGGTCGTAGCCAATCACCGGTCTCAATGGAGACCCCTGGTCCATGGGAGGAGCCGTCCGACAGGGAAGCCATCTGTGGATAATAAAAAAAGCAGCCAatggagaaatgaaacagaggAATGGAGTGCCCTGAGGATAAAACACAACCATGCATCTCCCTTACTGAGATGAAGATGGAACTCACTCCAGGAGAGTGAGTGGGAGAGCGGAGGGAAATAGAAACAATAATGAGAGTTTGTGAGAGTGCTGGCGTGTAAAAGATATGGCTTATGGTGGCTGAAGGTACAAgttaagaggaaaaataatacGCCATCAAAATTCTAATACTTTGGGCTTCTGATTATTTGAATATATCCACATTATTCCTAGCCTCATGATACTCACGGAAATTTATGGGTGCAATTTCTTGTTATTCGTTTCACTGTACTGTTGGAAATAATTGGGGGAATAAATGATGTGGAAACAGCCTGTCACACAGCCTACAACTGAAGGAAGGGAGGACGACCTGGAGAAGTGGCCTTGGATAATGGACGGAAGTATATTTAGCTCTTTTTCCTTTCTATCTTGGAAAATAACCTAAATGATGTGAGAGCATAGCCTATCGCACCTTGAAGGAAAAGTCTGACATTTATAATCTTTCTTAtgaagagttagatgagaagatcgtCACTGCTCTCGCTGTATATCTTAAGCTACCGGCCattttagcttagcacaaagtcTAAAACAGTGGAGCAGCTATCCTGGCTAAAGGAGATGACACATGCTAATTTGCTGGCTTTTGGGGTTCTGGTAGGTTGATTTTGtgacctttggacagagtcGAGCAGTTTTCCCCATTTCCTATCTTCATGCTAAATAAGTCGGCTGCCGGTGGCTTCGAATTTACtgaacagacatgagagtggaataaatcttctcatctaactcttgatAGGAAAGATGATAAgtgtatttgccaaaatgtcaaacttttttcCCTGTAAGGTACGATAGGCTGCGTTCACCCATCATTTGGGctattttccaaaaaaataaaagaaaaagacaccTGTCATAACGCAGGCACAGCTTCAGTGGAAAGGGGCCCATAATTCCCACGAGGACAGGAATAAGGTTGGTAcaatccagaaaaaaaaaaacaaagaacaaaacaacatgtgATGAGAGATGAACGggtgaaacattttctttccagcTCTTGTCATGTAGCCTGATGACAGAAGATGCTGCACTGGCCAGGGTCCCAGAATTGGGTGATTATACTCCCTCCACAGCTTCTGGCATAATTTGATGCACATAGTTAAGTCCATTGTCTATTGTATCTGACAGAGTGTGTTGTGAACTGCTGAATAGGCTTTTTCAAGCCAGAAGATTTGGTTGTCCTTTTAGCCTCCGATTGTTGGTACAGTGTGTTTTCAAAGTGCTGAGCGGGCAGTTTCAAGCCAGTGGGGTCAGCTGTCCCATTAGCCAGTGATATTACAAAAACACTCATTAAGCTTTTATGTTCTTTTGAGCACTGCCGCCTTTGTGATTCTCCTCTCTCAGAGGCAAGTGATAAGAGTATTTTCTGCCGCTACCATTTATGTCTGCTTCTAACAGGGGAGGCTGCTTTCTCAAGGTTGGAAAAGGTCAGAATTGATGGAGGGCTTTGATTGTTCTACTGCAGAGAAATCTGAGCTCCAGAAAAAATACAACTAAAAAGCATGAGAAACtcacataaatgtgttttcGGTTTCACGGTGAGGGAAaggatgtgtttttatttcatcatgaTTTGGTGAAATAAGATGAAATGTGAGGCTTGTGCTGAAAATGGCACACCAGGAGAACAACAGACACATGGACACAGACCTGTAAGGTTCAAAAGACACCCAAAGTGCCACTTTACTTAAATTTTCAAAGTTACAAATAAAAGTTCACTTAGTTGACATGGTGAAGATTTCAATTTTAAATCACTGAACATATCCAATGTAGGGAGGCAGAACAGAGCCTCTTCTCTGCCCGCCCAACTTCATGTGTCCTCCCAGCTCAGGAGCAGCTTCTTCCTCTAGTGTCCTTGCACAGTCAAAGAGCCTCAGCAGCCCTACTGACCAATTGGTAAAAGCATAGCTGGCTTAGACGCCCCAGATTAGGACTGTAGGCATTGCAGTTCGCTTTTCTACACTGCTATCACTCTGCAATGCAACTTCCTACCTCCTGAGATTGGGAGAAGAACCAAAAAGACACTAGACAGCATCAACATAGCAACAACGTATTGTAGCAGCCAAATAGGCATCACTTTCTGTTTGAGATGCATAGAGCTAGACCTGGCCAGGTAAATCTCTCTTTTACAGAAACACGATGAGAAACATGCAACAACAACGACAATACATCATTAATCTCATTGTTTCCTGGGCTTTCTGGGACATTCAAGATCAACGATTAAATAATTTACAATCCTCCATGAAgtaacagagggagagagggagcatcTCAGAGCCTGTTGTGGAAACATCTTGGAACACTGGAAGGAGCCCGACGGTGGAACACAGAACATGAGAATGAACCGCTGATGGAGGTACAGGGAAGGTAATCCACAATCTGGCCTTCCTGGAGGAAACATATTTACATCCAGCACATCAGCTAATGTATCTGGGCTCACAGACTGACCAGAGGCTCTGACATGGACAtacagagaaaggagagagaggaagaataagagaaagaaggagataGAGGGAGTAatagagaaaacagagaagtgAGTCCATGTTAGAGCAGGTTAAAGAGCACAGGTTTGGGGGGAAGGTAGAAGCAGAAAGTGGACAGCTTGAGCAGAATTCTGACAGGGTCTTGACAGTAGTTGAAATCTAATAggctctctgttttctgtctgaggaAAGAGCGAAACACTTGAAAAGGAAGAGGTTCACTGAAGAGGGAGATATGGGTAAGGGACAGAGATTACAAGAGCAAGTTCAGGAGCCAAAAGATGGACTGCTGCCAAGGtaactggaggaggaggcattGGAATGGCTTCAGATCTGTGCTGAGTTAACGGAGTTTCCTGGTCGGCTGATGGCAGATTAAAATGGAGCGGAGCTACCAAACGTAGCCGATCTCATCATCCTTGTCGTCTTCCTCGTCCTCGTCGTCCTCGATGGCTCCTCGGGGATGGATCCTGCCCCGTCTCTTCTTCTGCCGGCTCCGCCCGCTCTGTGAtggctcctcctcctggtcaTCGAGGAGGACGACTGCACCACCGCTGCCGAAATCCCCCGATGTCTCCTGGTCCTCATCTGTAGGGAGACACACAGATTAGAAGGCAAATGCTGTTGGTGTGACGTTTCCAGTTCATGTCAGACATGTTGGAGGTAGGTTTAGCTCAGTGCTCCTCACACATTTTGTATATTCATATTAGTCTGTGAACATACAAGCGTTGCAACTAACTCATCTAGTGGTACCATGAGTCTGACAACTTACCTCTGATTTCTTCACtattcatcaaaaaaaaaagaaagaaagaaaacaaaaaagcccaccagcctcagctgtacttttgtGTCTAGTCCTAATCAGATAATGTTATCATGCATAGTGGTAAGGCAGCTGTAAGACTGAtcagtgtactgtatatattctGTATTCAGAAGAAGATAAGAAGAATAGACACAAACCACCCATCTATCATTCCTCCACTCAATACAGCAGAATGCAGTCAAGGGGTCTTTTAACTAGTGAGGTTCTGTGGTGTTTGGCTGAGCTCAGATACATCAAATTACACCTGCAAACATTTTGAAGTTAAATGTTTTTGGCACTTATGTTGAATCCTCTGGAGCTACAGTGGAGACAGGAGTCATTATCTCAGCTGATGCCTCcagcattttgtgaaattgGGACCTGAAAATCCTCCTGAGTCCGGTTCAAGACAGCCTATTTACACCTGGGTGCATGTGTACTCTGTGTTGAGTGGCGCTTACGGTGTTAAAAGTCTGTttggtgtctttgtgtttagGCTATcgagcagagagctgcagcattGCTACCTGTTTGTTCTGTGCAAGGCCGAATGGGAGAACTCCAGGCTGCTCTAGCCTGAGGACACTCAGCCAGAGTTAGATGAGCTTGTTAGACCGGAGACAAAggactgctgctgtcagagtgagtgtgtgtgtgtgtgtgtgtgtgtgtgtgtgtgtgtgtgtgtgtgtgtgtgtgtgtgtgtgtctgtgtgtctgtgtgtgtggtgaccaGAGAGACACCTCATCAATATTGGAAGCTGCAATTACTGGCTTTGGCATTAGACTGGCATTCGAGTGAGCTGTAatctgtgactgtgaggtgGCTGTTTGATTGGTAATCAGTATGTCTGCCTGGATTCTTTCTTGCTaattattgttctttttttccacagagaaATCCCATGGCCATTGATTTGCAGCAAGTGCACCTATTGGCTTTTTGACCATTCCCTTTGAATGTCCACGACTGGCTTATTAAACATGACTTTGACATATCAAAGCGTTTAATTATATATATTCTGTGTCTAAATGCATCTTCTTTGATGGCAACGTCAGCCAGCAGCGCAGGTGTTTATTCTCATCCAAAATGTGCAACTCAGTCACTGCtgaaaattcatgtttttaacaAATCTTTTGACACTGCACTCTACTGACAAGTGTGATGGATTTTCCACCTTGACTTGCAAGGCACTGGTGTTTTATCAGAGGTACACGAGCAGAATATCAGAGGCAGATATAATCAGACATATGACTGATTCAGAGCCAGACTGGCTGCAGAGGCATGCCTAATGTTATCTGTTTCCTAAATGATCACTGATGCATAGATACCGGTAAGGATAAAGAGACGCACAGAGAGATACTGAGCAAAGAAATAGAACAAAGTAGGAATTGTGGTGCTCTCTGTTTCAGCGCTACATCATGTTTTAAAGAGAAGTTCTGCAATCTCTTGTGTGTACCAGCACCAGAttacaaagggagagagaagacagatgcACAGCAGTCCACTTGGATCAAAGCACTAACTCTGAAAGACAGCTAGACAAATGGGAGCCAATAAAGGCAAACACAACACGACCAAAATCCTTGTTTAGCTATAAGTGAACATGTggatgtgttggtgtgtgttgtgttcttaCCACAGTTGGGGTTGCCCTGTTTTCTGGAGCCAGCGATCTCGTTGCCATATTTGTCCACACACCAACACTGGCCAGTGCTGCCGTGGCACTGGGTTGGTTTGAAGTAGCCCTCCTCAGTACAACGAGGGATGTAAGAGcctgaagatggagagaggatgaCAGGGAAAACAAGGttagagaaaaaagaaaacgtaTGAAAAGTGGGTAGAGGGCTGAGGACATTAAATTAACTAAAATAGAGGGTAGAATCTGATCCCCCCTCAGCAAGGGCTGCGTGTCCTGTAGTTGGGACTAAAGTTCTTGTGTATTCACAGAGGGAGATCAACAATCAATTACTGCTGTGAAGGTTGCAGGACAACAACCATACATCCTGCTTAAAGGGAAGCAGTCACtttcaataacacacacacacacacacacacacaaagccatgcACACACGGAAACACACACCTAGTTCTGTTACCTTCATTTGACCCAGTCCAAGCtcatttttcatgctgttttgcTGGGAGCTGGACCACCAAATGATCCGCCCGATGGGGACAGATGACGTGTGCACAAAATGTCAGGATGTGCTTTACAGCATGTGTGTCGTATGTTCAATGTCACTGATTGCTTTTGTCTGCTTGAAACTACTGAAAAGAGACACAGTTTGTtcatgatgctgtgtgtgtttgttagcttGGTGATGTTCTCTAGACAGGActcagtgactgacagctgtcaatcatccagACTGACCTATGAGGCTCTTCCTTCGACTCTGGTTCTGGATCCTGCTCTTCTCAGTTTGGCAAGGCAGTCCTACAAGCAGAGCATACAAAGCAGTTTAATTAACAGAGCTTGTTTAGTCTCTCCCTCAGCATTAACTGAAAcaactctttctctgtcttacCACCCACTCCACAGTTACTTCGACTTAATATGCTTCTCGAGCATCTTATCGATTTCTCATATTTGTCACCCTTTCCTTATATTTCTCTATGTATAAAGGCTCTGTCCTCACAGCTACTTCTGATGTTCAGTCTGCCTGAATCTCTTCATCCACTTAAAGGGCCACACTCTTGGTTTTGCTTGTTTCAGTCCAATTAGGTTACCAGACACCAGACAATTTATACCAGTACTTTCtccattttactgtttttattattatgttattggTGATTTTTCCTAATTTttcaaaattttcattttcataattttaGTGCTCAGCATCAGTTTCAAAttgttttactgtttacatCTGTGCATCTTATTGTCAGCTTGTCAGTCATCTGTAAAGCACGTTATATTGCACTACCTATGATAGGTGCtatacaaacaaaaatgcttAAATAACCCTTGATTGATGAGTACATTAAACAATGTCTAGAAAAGCCCAAAAGGGAAAGGAAATGAGCATTCAGCTGATTTTATCATGTCATGTATTCTAGTTTAGTGTTGAACTAGTAAGTCATCTGCAAAGCCTATACTGGACTtttccaccaaaacaaacaatgtcATGCTTCTCCTTTTCCTCAAAATAAGTTTAGTAAAAGTTTGTTTAGAGCCTTTGTGATCGTTTTTCTGCTTGTCCTCCCACCATGCTGTGCTGAACAAAGGTCACCAAATCCTCACTCCCAGAAAAGAAGCTAGTGAAATACTGTAATAAATTATTGTaatgatggccaaaactacATAACTATGAATATcgaatgctctctctctctctctctctctctctctctatatatatatatatacgtatatatactatatatatatagactgATTTGCTGCTTGACATGTATCCTTGGTCTCTTCTCACTTCAGCACTGACTGAATACCTGCTTGAGATGAACACATTATCATGATGTGATCATTGACATACTGTGCAGGTAATCAACACATTTAGTACTACTTAAACTCTTGatttcttctctgcctttgccCTTTTTGTTTCAGCATCAATTTGCAGCAATCATTTTCGTCTTCagccctctccccctcctcaccctcagGCTTCTGGAAGCAGTAGCACCACTCGTTGTTAGACAGTTTGCCATCCTTGAAGGAGTCGCAGGAGTTGAAGAGGGGCTTCATGCACAGCTCATACTTGTCCAGGTAAATGGCACTtagctctgattggtccagcAGGAGATCAAAGTTCATGTCCAGTTTGTTGAACATCCAGCCCAGTGAGTCCTTACAGATGGGCAAGATGCTGGTGTCAAAGTCTTGAGGAGAAAAGAGCCAGAGACGAAAAAACAGATTGGAAGAAACAGTTGCAGTGAACGTTTTTGAAACTGAATGTTCAGGTCACTTCCATTTTTATCTGTACACtgacatttgagtgtgtgtgtgtgtgtgtgtgtgtgtgtgtgcgcgtgtgtgagcGGTGCCACAGCTGAGATGTCTTCAGACATGTTGACATTACAGAGAACAGAGCAGGGTCGCTGTCAACATCACCAGCAGCCCTCATGAGGACTGAAAAGCATAGCTGCTCCACAGACAAGGgctgtgcacgcacgcacgcacacgcgcgcgcacacacacacacacacacacacacacacagacacacacacataaatattgcGGGGGGCTGTACTCACGTCCAGTGGTGGAGTCAAAGCTGTCAGAGGATTTGAGGTCTCTGTTGGCATCGAGGTGGAGAACTCCGAACCAGTCCTTCAGTCTGGCAGCCAGACTGTGGAGCTCTGTGTCAGTgcaggctacacacacacacacacacacac from Chaetodon trifascialis isolate fChaTrf1 chromosome 5, fChaTrf1.hap1, whole genome shotgun sequence includes:
- the spock1 gene encoding testican-1 isoform X2 produces the protein MAEHRGSVQQGQILEQIQRCELDDYFKSWAPAKSLDQEREAEPGRYGDPAATAHSSSAKKTVQDGPDVTKDPCLKVRCPPHKVCVSHDYQTAICTNRKQQSHSGKPRKGSASHKHRLEAGAHGKCRLCSALQSNPVCGSDGHTYSSKCKLEFQSCLSGKTISIKCNGLCPCLPGQELSKQPHKNEKAACTDTELHSLAARLKDWFGVLHLDANRDLKSSDSFDSTTGHFDTSILPICKDSLGWMFNKLDMNFDLLLDQSELSAIYLDKYELCMKPLFNSCDSFKDGKLSNNEWCYCFQKPEGLPCQTEKSRIQNQSRRKSLIGSYIPRCTEEGYFKPTQCHGSTGQCWCVDKYGNEIAGSRKQGNPNCDEDQETSGDFGSGGAVVLLDDQEEEPSQSGRSRQKKRRGRIHPRGAIEDDEDEEDDKDDEIGYVW
- the spock1 gene encoding testican-1 isoform X1, which encodes MFFFLLPVVALLLSRETAVSGNSNDKWLSTVAQYNKDRSWNRFRDDDYFKSWAPAKSLDQEREAEPGRYGDPAATAHSSSAKKTVQDGPDVTKDPCLKVRCPPHKVCVSHDYQTAICTNRKQQSHSGKPRKGSASHKHRLEAGAHGKCRLCSALQSNPVCGSDGHTYSSKCKLEFQSCLSGKTISIKCNGLCPCLPGQELSKQPHKNEKAACTDTELHSLAARLKDWFGVLHLDANRDLKSSDSFDSTTGHFDTSILPICKDSLGWMFNKLDMNFDLLLDQSELSAIYLDKYELCMKPLFNSCDSFKDGKLSNNEWCYCFQKPEGLPCQTEKSRIQNQSRRKSLIGSYIPRCTEEGYFKPTQCHGSTGQCWCVDKYGNEIAGSRKQGNPNCDEDQETSGDFGSGGAVVLLDDQEEEPSQSGRSRQKKRRGRIHPRGAIEDDEDEEDDKDDEIGYVW
- the spock1 gene encoding testican-1 isoform X3; the encoded protein is MFFFLLPVVALLLSRETAVSGNSNDKWLSTVAQYNKDRSWNRFRDDDYFKSWAPAKSLDQGPDVTKDPCLKVRCPPHKVCVSHDYQTAICTNRKQQSHSGKPRKGSASHKHRLEAGAHGKCRLCSALQSNPVCGSDGHTYSSKCKLEFQSCLSGKTISIKCNGLCPCLPGQELSKQPHKNEKAACTDTELHSLAARLKDWFGVLHLDANRDLKSSDSFDSTTGHFDTSILPICKDSLGWMFNKLDMNFDLLLDQSELSAIYLDKYELCMKPLFNSCDSFKDGKLSNNEWCYCFQKPEGLPCQTEKSRIQNQSRRKSLIGSYIPRCTEEGYFKPTQCHGSTGQCWCVDKYGNEIAGSRKQGNPNCDEDQETSGDFGSGGAVVLLDDQEEEPSQSGRSRQKKRRGRIHPRGAIEDDEDEEDDKDDEIGYVW
- the spock1 gene encoding testican-1 isoform X4 — translated: MAEHRGSVQQGQILEQIQRCELDDYFKSWAPAKSLDQGPDVTKDPCLKVRCPPHKVCVSHDYQTAICTNRKQQSHSGKPRKGSASHKHRLEAGAHGKCRLCSALQSNPVCGSDGHTYSSKCKLEFQSCLSGKTISIKCNGLCPCLPGQELSKQPHKNEKAACTDTELHSLAARLKDWFGVLHLDANRDLKSSDSFDSTTGHFDTSILPICKDSLGWMFNKLDMNFDLLLDQSELSAIYLDKYELCMKPLFNSCDSFKDGKLSNNEWCYCFQKPEGLPCQTEKSRIQNQSRRKSLIGSYIPRCTEEGYFKPTQCHGSTGQCWCVDKYGNEIAGSRKQGNPNCDEDQETSGDFGSGGAVVLLDDQEEEPSQSGRSRQKKRRGRIHPRGAIEDDEDEEDDKDDEIGYVW